One Maribacter dokdonensis DSW-8 genomic region harbors:
- the glpK gene encoding glycerol kinase GlpK: protein MNTKLILALDQGTTSSRAILFNHAGEIVKVSQKPFEQIFPKPGWVEHDPNEIWSSQISVAAEVIAKQGITGDNIAAIGITNQRETVVVWDRETSEPIYNAIVWQDRRTAKYCDELKDNGHVDLIKKKTGLVIDAYFSATKIKWILDNVEGAREKAEAGKLCFGTVDTWLIWKLTRGKMFITDVSNASRTMLFNIHTLEWDQELLTLLNIPKSVLPEVKQSSEVYGTTATTLFSTKIPIAGIAGDQQAALFGQMCTKPGMVKNTYGTGCFLLMNTGDKAVYSKNNLLTTIGWKINGEITYALEGSVFVGGAAIQWLRDGAKMVKTAPGINHLAETVEDNGGVYFVPALTGLGAPHWDQYARGAMMGITRGTTDAHIARATIEGIAFQVYDIVKAMEADSGEESVELRVDGGASASNLLMQIQSDLFGFKIIRPKTLETTAMGAAYLAGLAVGYWDSIDDIQSQWSIDKEFFPEAPKEKIENMLYYWNKAVKCAQHWIEE, encoded by the coding sequence ATGAATACCAAATTAATTTTAGCATTAGATCAGGGTACAACTTCTTCACGTGCCATTTTGTTTAATCATGCCGGTGAAATTGTAAAGGTTTCTCAAAAACCATTTGAGCAGATATTTCCAAAACCAGGATGGGTTGAACATGATCCTAATGAAATTTGGTCCTCACAAATATCTGTAGCGGCGGAGGTAATTGCAAAACAAGGTATCACCGGTGATAACATAGCAGCAATAGGAATTACCAATCAACGAGAAACAGTTGTAGTTTGGGATCGTGAAACCAGTGAACCAATTTATAATGCCATTGTTTGGCAAGATAGAAGAACTGCCAAGTATTGCGATGAACTTAAGGATAATGGTCATGTAGATTTAATTAAAAAGAAAACAGGTCTGGTCATTGATGCTTATTTTTCGGCAACAAAAATTAAATGGATTCTTGACAATGTAGAGGGTGCTAGGGAAAAAGCTGAAGCAGGAAAACTCTGTTTTGGTACTGTAGATACTTGGTTGATTTGGAAGTTGACCAGAGGTAAAATGTTCATTACAGATGTGTCTAACGCAAGTAGAACCATGTTGTTCAATATTCACACGTTAGAGTGGGATCAAGAACTTCTTACCCTTTTGAACATTCCCAAATCAGTACTGCCCGAAGTGAAACAAAGTAGTGAGGTTTATGGAACAACGGCTACAACATTGTTTTCAACAAAAATTCCTATAGCAGGTATTGCGGGCGATCAGCAGGCAGCTTTGTTCGGTCAAATGTGTACTAAACCGGGTATGGTCAAAAATACCTATGGTACAGGCTGCTTTTTGTTGATGAATACTGGCGATAAAGCGGTGTACTCTAAAAATAATTTACTTACTACCATAGGTTGGAAGATTAACGGAGAAATTACATATGCCCTAGAAGGGAGTGTTTTTGTTGGTGGGGCTGCAATACAATGGTTAAGAGACGGTGCTAAAATGGTTAAAACTGCACCTGGAATCAATCATTTGGCAGAAACGGTTGAAGATAATGGTGGAGTGTATTTTGTGCCGGCCTTAACTGGATTGGGCGCTCCGCACTGGGACCAATATGCCAGAGGAGCCATGATGGGAATTACAAGGGGTACAACAGATGCACATATTGCACGTGCAACCATTGAAGGTATTGCATTTCAAGTTTATGATATCGTAAAGGCCATGGAGGCAGATTCAGGTGAGGAAAGTGTTGAACTTCGTGTAGATGGTGGGGCAAGTGCCAGTAACCTATTAATGCAGATACAATCAGATTTGTTCGGCTTTAAAATTATTAGACCAAAAACTTTAGAGACGACGGCAATGGGTGCAGCGTACCTTGCAGGTTTGGCCGTTGGGTATTGGGACAGTATAGACGATATACAATCGCAATGGAGCATTGATAAAGAGTTTTTTCCAGAAGCTCCAAAAGAAAAAATAGAGAATATGCTCTATTACTGGAACAAAGCTGTAAAATGCGCACAACATTGGATTGAAGAATAA
- a CDS encoding glycerol-3-phosphate dehydrogenase/oxidase yields MKRKEMISKLKVTPNTYDFIIIGGGATGIGIALEASARGYSVALLEKSDFTKSTSSKATKLVHGGVRYLAQGNIGLVREAVVERGLLLKNAPHITKTQSFVIPTHGLYDEILYTIGLTFYDLLAGRLSLGRSKRLSKTKTLERISLINPDKISAGVLYYDGQFDDSRLAVNTLQSAVELGAVVANYCAVEGLLKDANGKITGVKVFDEEGKESFEIKGKQVVNATGVFADDVLQMDAPGSKKTIAPSQGVHLMLDKSFLPGDDAITIPKTDDGRVLFLVPWHNKVIVGTTDTPVKKESLEPIALEDEIGFILNTATRYLTKAPKRSDVLSVFAGLRPLAAPSEDGNKTKEISRSHKIFSSDSGLLTIVGGKWTTFRKMGEDLVDKAEKNQQWTHIATKTKNLKIHGYKKDVDLNNPLYFYGSDEEPLLKLSKEKGWNTTLSNSLGVIEGQVVWAVQNEMALNVEDFLARRTRCQLLDAKESVRMAPRVAEIMASELGKDSEWQAKQVEDYKKVTSNYII; encoded by the coding sequence GTGAAAAGAAAAGAAATGATTAGTAAGTTGAAGGTTACACCTAATACTTATGACTTTATTATAATTGGTGGCGGTGCTACGGGAATTGGAATAGCATTAGAGGCATCGGCTAGAGGGTATTCGGTCGCTTTGTTGGAGAAATCGGATTTTACTAAATCAACATCCAGTAAAGCAACAAAATTGGTGCATGGCGGAGTGCGATATTTGGCTCAAGGAAACATAGGCTTGGTGCGGGAGGCGGTTGTAGAAAGAGGTCTTTTGTTAAAAAATGCCCCTCACATAACCAAAACCCAATCTTTTGTGATACCAACACATGGCCTATATGATGAAATTCTATATACTATTGGCTTAACATTCTATGATTTGTTAGCGGGTAGATTAAGTCTTGGCAGGTCTAAACGTTTATCCAAAACAAAGACCTTAGAGCGAATCTCTTTAATAAATCCTGATAAAATATCGGCAGGTGTGCTATATTATGATGGTCAGTTTGACGACTCTCGTTTGGCGGTCAATACCTTGCAAAGTGCTGTGGAATTAGGCGCTGTTGTGGCTAATTATTGTGCTGTTGAAGGTTTGTTGAAAGATGCCAACGGTAAAATTACCGGAGTTAAGGTCTTTGATGAGGAAGGCAAAGAATCCTTTGAAATCAAGGGAAAACAGGTGGTGAACGCTACTGGGGTATTTGCTGATGATGTGTTGCAAATGGATGCTCCCGGGTCTAAAAAAACAATTGCTCCAAGCCAGGGTGTTCATCTCATGTTGGATAAGTCTTTTTTACCTGGTGACGATGCCATTACTATTCCTAAAACAGATGATGGTAGGGTGTTGTTCTTAGTGCCTTGGCATAATAAGGTCATTGTTGGTACTACCGATACTCCCGTGAAAAAAGAATCTTTGGAACCTATAGCTTTAGAAGATGAAATAGGATTTATTTTAAACACTGCAACCAGGTATTTGACAAAAGCCCCAAAACGAAGCGATGTCTTAAGTGTTTTTGCGGGGTTAAGACCATTAGCGGCACCAAGCGAGGACGGAAATAAAACAAAAGAGATTTCGCGCAGCCATAAAATCTTTTCATCAGATTCCGGTCTGTTGACCATTGTTGGCGGAAAATGGACCACATTTAGAAAAATGGGCGAAGATTTGGTTGATAAAGCGGAAAAGAACCAGCAATGGACACATATTGCTACTAAAACCAAAAACCTTAAAATTCATGGTTATAAAAAAGATGTAGACTTAAATAACCCCCTATACTTTTATGGTAGTGATGAAGAACCTTTGTTAAAACTTTCCAAGGAAAAGGGGTGGAACACTACTCTTAGCAATTCATTAGGTGTAATAGAAGGACAGGTTGTGTGGGCCGTTCAAAATGAAATGGCTCTTAATGTAGAAGATTTTCTTGCCCGTAGAACCCGTTGCCAGTTATTGGATGCCAAGGAAAGTGTTAGGATGGCCCCAAGAGTGGCAGAAATTATGGCAAGCGAACTAGGTAAAGACTCCGAATGGCAAGCCAAACAAGTAGAAGATTACAAGAAGGTAACTTCCAACTATATTATTTAA
- a CDS encoding DeoR/GlpR family DNA-binding transcription regulator, with translation MNIVDRHKLILSKLEEQGFVKVNDLSKEFNVSLVTIRKDLKLLEDRKLLFRSHGKAIPANPYIVENSVNIKEKFHQEEKNKIAIAAASNLESNDCIIIASGTSVIEFARHIKPIEGLTVLTASLNTALILGEHNEIDVMQLGGNIRSSSSSVVGPIAEKMLTEFTFTKLFLGVDGIDLEFGLTTTSSMEASLNKQMIKAAQKIIVLADSSKFNKKGFGRICGIDEVDHIITDAGIDEKTKARLIKLGVELTIV, from the coding sequence TTGAATATTGTAGACCGCCATAAATTAATTTTAAGCAAACTAGAAGAGCAAGGTTTTGTAAAGGTGAATGACCTTAGCAAGGAATTCAACGTATCTCTAGTGACCATTAGAAAAGATCTTAAATTATTAGAAGATCGAAAATTACTTTTTAGATCTCACGGCAAAGCCATACCTGCCAACCCATATATTGTTGAAAATTCGGTTAATATTAAAGAGAAATTTCATCAGGAGGAAAAAAATAAAATTGCGATCGCCGCAGCTTCTAACCTTGAATCTAATGATTGTATTATAATAGCCTCAGGCACATCAGTAATAGAATTTGCCAGGCATATAAAACCAATTGAAGGCCTTACCGTTTTAACCGCATCTTTAAACACGGCATTAATATTGGGGGAACACAATGAAATAGATGTTATGCAACTTGGCGGCAACATAAGGTCCAGTTCATCTTCGGTAGTGGGCCCAATAGCAGAGAAAATGCTTACGGAGTTCACCTTTACCAAATTATTTTTGGGAGTTGATGGTATTGACCTTGAATTTGGGCTTACCACTACAAGCTCTATGGAAGCGTCTTTGAACAAACAAATGATAAAAGCTGCACAAAAAATTATTGTACTGGCAGATTCATCTAAATTCAATAAAAAAGGATTTGGTAGAATTTGTGGAATAGATGAAGTTGACCACATTATTACGGATGCCGGTATTGACGAAAAGACAAAAGCAAGACTCATCAAATTAGGTGTAGAACTTACTATCGTTTAA